Proteins encoded within one genomic window of Citrobacter amalonaticus Y19:
- a CDS encoding site-specific integrase, with translation MQLRQRIKKMELGVALDKYYGCASVQKRGHLQEFYRINVIKRSALARRYMHEITSVDIAEYRDQRLSEVSGKTGRTNSPASVRLELALLSALYNLARIEWGTCTHNPVEHVRKPPASKGRTRRLTSQEERKIGRALAKRNIELAAIFHLALETAMRQGEILSLRWENIDLHIGIAHLPLTKNGSVRDVPLSFKARKVLREYSGPLSGPVFSYTSNGFKSAWREVIQALGIVDLHFHDLRHEAISRLFELGTLNVMEIAAISGHKSLTMLKRYTHLRATQLVSKLDIRKRQAQKLAAIFVPYPAELESSNNGIVLRFPDLEHPSLEAQTKEDVIQKASFELLRIQALAARSGERLPPPGNIKANDPTRVLINPL, from the coding sequence ATGCAACTCAGACAGCGAATTAAGAAAATGGAGCTGGGTGTAGCTCTTGATAAATATTACGGTTGTGCATCTGTGCAAAAGCGGGGCCATCTGCAGGAGTTTTATCGGATAAATGTTATAAAGCGTTCAGCTCTTGCCAGGCGATACATGCATGAGATTACTTCGGTTGATATTGCAGAATACCGTGATCAGCGACTCTCTGAAGTAAGTGGTAAAACGGGGCGAACTAATAGCCCTGCAAGTGTCCGACTTGAACTTGCGTTGCTATCTGCCCTTTATAACCTTGCTCGAATTGAATGGGGAACATGTACTCATAACCCTGTTGAGCATGTACGAAAACCACCGGCCTCCAAAGGGCGAACCCGAAGATTGACATCTCAGGAGGAGCGAAAGATTGGCAGGGCGCTGGCAAAACGAAATATCGAGTTGGCAGCCATTTTTCATTTGGCCCTTGAAACGGCTATGCGTCAGGGGGAGATCCTCTCACTTCGCTGGGAGAATATCGACCTGCACATTGGCATCGCTCATTTGCCTCTCACTAAAAATGGGAGCGTAAGGGATGTTCCGTTGTCTTTTAAAGCCAGAAAGGTATTAAGAGAGTATTCCGGCCCTCTATCCGGACCTGTTTTCAGTTATACATCCAATGGGTTTAAAAGCGCCTGGCGAGAAGTTATACAGGCTTTAGGCATTGTCGATTTGCATTTTCATGATCTACGACACGAAGCTATAAGCCGTCTCTTTGAGCTCGGAACACTGAATGTTATGGAAATTGCAGCGATATCAGGACACAAGAGCCTGACGATGCTAAAACGCTATACCCACCTTCGTGCGACGCAGCTGGTTAGTAAACTCGATATACGTAAACGACAGGCGCAGAAACTGGCGGCGATCTTTGTTCCGTATCCTGCTGAACTTGAGAGCAGCAATAACGGTATTGTTTTACGCTTCCCTGATCTTGAACATCCTTCACTTGAAGCGCAAACAAAGGAAGACGTTATCCAGAAAGCCTCTTTTGAGCTTCTCAGAATTCAGGCTCTTGCTGCTCGTTCTGGAGAACGACTCCCCCCACCAGGCAATATCAAAGCCAATGACCCAACTCGTGTGCTTATTAATCCGCTCTGA
- a CDS encoding RAQPRD family integrative conjugative element protein — protein sequence MRHTTIILAMLLPVLPVLTCQASEKDELALVMRQLDQVQAGLDRARVVANQNQDARFYFDYQQATRDISTMRQGISTYLEPSRAQPTAPSTLVTGQYRAEEPSWR from the coding sequence ATGCGTCACACCACAATCATCCTGGCAATGTTATTGCCCGTTCTGCCGGTGCTGACCTGCCAGGCGTCAGAAAAAGATGAGCTGGCACTCGTGATGCGCCAGCTGGATCAGGTTCAGGCTGGCCTTGATCGCGCCCGCGTCGTAGCCAATCAGAATCAGGACGCTCGCTTTTATTTCGACTATCAGCAGGCAACCCGTGACATCTCAACGATGAGGCAGGGCATATCCACTTATCTCGAGCCGTCGCGCGCGCAGCCAACAGCACCCTCCACTTTAGTCACCGGGCAGTACCGTGCTGAGGAGCCCTCATGGCGATGA
- a CDS encoding TIGR03750 family conjugal transfer protein: MAVIDFLPDRLNNPPVVWKGFTSGEFVLAAVIGVIAGIPLAIPLALVPFVGWLAFPTCMLLMPLLVIFFGGNWIASYKRGKPENYIWQRLEELRCRARMSRTMILDSRAWELKRTKPVPLMRGGKV; the protein is encoded by the coding sequence ATGGCCGTCATTGATTTCCTCCCTGACAGACTGAACAACCCCCCCGTGGTCTGGAAAGGGTTCACATCCGGGGAGTTTGTGCTGGCGGCCGTCATCGGTGTTATTGCCGGTATCCCTCTGGCAATACCGTTAGCTCTGGTTCCTTTTGTCGGATGGCTGGCTTTTCCGACGTGCATGCTGCTGATGCCTCTGTTGGTCATTTTTTTTGGCGGCAACTGGATTGCCAGCTACAAGCGCGGTAAGCCAGAAAATTATATCTGGCAACGTCTGGAGGAATTGCGCTGCCGTGCACGTATGTCCCGAACCATGATTCTGGATAGCAGGGCGTGGGAACTTAAACGAACGAAACCTGTTCCGTTGATGCGCGGAGGGAAAGTATGA
- a CDS encoding TIGR03758 family integrating conjugative element protein: MAMNGSQLNGWSAGTGSSLTPGQLNLLILGTLAIVVLLFSAWALVQAYRGLVSKSVTFRQFNELLIRLIVLYLLTLFLFFH; this comes from the coding sequence ATGGCGATGAATGGCTCTCAGCTAAATGGATGGAGTGCGGGCACCGGAAGCAGCCTCACGCCCGGGCAACTGAACCTCTTGATCCTCGGTACGCTCGCCATCGTCGTTCTCCTTTTCAGCGCATGGGCACTGGTGCAGGCCTACCGTGGCCTGGTCAGTAAATCAGTGACGTTCAGGCAGTTCAATGAGCTGCTAATTCGACTGATTGTGCTTTATCTGCTGACCCTGTTTCTGTTTTTCCACTGA
- a CDS encoding TIGR03759 family integrating conjugative element protein, with protein sequence MRRILMAGVLSLPLCVAASTVTTQSNQSQQTSLQASSANQVQTQQQGQQWGLSDEDWSRYQSLMKGARGIMSPGLDPLTALGVETDNSSERRRLAELWVKHEYARTEKELAFQREINTAWLRLYPETLAVNMGNAAGIAHDTQGRLALFVKESCSRCDARLAAVIADNRPVDIYLVGNDVSDEKIRSWAISHGIPVEKVRNRQITLNHDRGLWQRYGQGQMPVILQQGEEGWQIAAF encoded by the coding sequence ATGAGAAGAATTTTGATGGCAGGTGTACTTTCCTTGCCGCTGTGTGTGGCGGCATCAACAGTTACCACTCAATCGAATCAGAGTCAGCAAACATCCCTGCAGGCATCATCAGCAAACCAGGTTCAGACGCAGCAACAGGGTCAACAATGGGGGCTTTCAGATGAGGACTGGAGTCGCTATCAGTCGTTGATGAAAGGAGCCAGAGGCATTATGTCCCCTGGTCTTGATCCTCTCACTGCCCTGGGCGTCGAGACAGATAATTCATCTGAGCGCCGTCGGCTGGCTGAATTGTGGGTAAAACACGAATACGCCCGTACCGAGAAAGAACTCGCATTTCAACGAGAAATAAACACTGCCTGGCTTCGTCTTTATCCTGAAACATTGGCCGTGAATATGGGGAATGCCGCGGGTATCGCTCATGACACACAAGGAAGACTGGCGTTATTTGTCAAAGAGTCATGTTCACGCTGTGATGCTCGGCTTGCTGCTGTTATCGCCGACAACAGACCGGTAGATATTTACCTTGTCGGAAATGACGTGAGCGACGAAAAAATCAGATCATGGGCAATAAGCCATGGCATACCAGTCGAAAAAGTGCGTAATCGGCAAATTACCCTAAATCATGATCGCGGTTTGTGGCAGCGCTATGGGCAAGGTCAGATGCCAGTTATTTTGCAGCAGGGAGAAGAGGGATGGCAAATTGCCGCATTCTGA
- a CDS encoding TIGR03747 family integrating conjugative element membrane protein, producing MSQHDRDTANRSSPSRQKQSGPFGMLLWDLPVSLIGILLGSLLVSLLIEYACIALLWPDEGASHSYRVMVAESHWLSEGYTRSLLMAAPVETISRWVHTAWNWLFVDSGFSHWLQSFRETGQKGTGVIPTINRFGDSLIGWLGEYLQATLWVTLIFFIRVMILFLSLPLFGLVIITGIVEGLVRRDLRRYGAGYESSFVYHHAKRFIKPALYGPCMLYLAWPTAVWPNLLLLPSALLLGGVLAIVTASFKKYL from the coding sequence ATGTCTCAGCATGACAGAGATACTGCCAATCGCAGTTCGCCATCCCGACAGAAACAATCCGGACCATTCGGCATGTTGCTCTGGGATTTGCCTGTCAGTTTAATTGGCATTCTGCTGGGGTCGCTTCTGGTTAGCCTGCTGATCGAATATGCCTGCATTGCCTTACTCTGGCCTGACGAAGGTGCTTCACACAGCTACCGGGTGATGGTTGCAGAAAGCCACTGGTTGTCGGAAGGGTACACGCGGAGTTTACTGATGGCAGCGCCGGTTGAGACGATTTCGCGGTGGGTACATACCGCCTGGAACTGGTTGTTTGTCGATAGCGGATTCAGCCATTGGCTTCAATCATTCAGGGAAACTGGTCAGAAGGGGACTGGAGTTATCCCAACGATTAACCGGTTCGGTGACTCACTAATCGGCTGGCTTGGGGAGTACCTGCAAGCTACGCTCTGGGTAACTCTGATTTTCTTCATCAGGGTGATGATCCTTTTCCTGAGTCTGCCTCTGTTCGGCCTGGTGATTATCACCGGCATAGTTGAAGGGCTGGTCCGTCGAGATTTGCGTCGTTATGGAGCTGGATATGAATCGAGCTTTGTCTACCATCACGCCAAACGTTTTATTAAACCCGCACTTTACGGCCCCTGCATGTTGTATCTGGCCTGGCCGACTGCTGTCTGGCCAAATCTCCTGTTGCTGCCATCAGCATTATTACTTGGCGGTGTTCTGGCCATCGTCACGGCGTCCTTTAAAAAATACCTATAG
- a CDS encoding TIGR03745 family integrating conjugative element membrane protein, giving the protein MKFTFFRHFRSAYSRAGYLLLTGLLTASQAMADLPAVEQPTSGGGGGTYNTVMGYIKMGALAIGLLVCVGAFFAVAHAVITAFHDIRRGKGEWTQFLVYLVVGIILILLVIYLATKASDIL; this is encoded by the coding sequence ATGAAATTCACTTTCTTCAGGCATTTTCGTTCTGCCTATTCCCGTGCGGGATATTTGTTGCTTACCGGTCTCTTAACTGCAAGTCAGGCTATGGCAGACTTGCCAGCTGTTGAACAGCCAACATCTGGAGGCGGTGGCGGAACCTACAACACCGTTATGGGCTACATCAAAATGGGGGCACTTGCGATAGGGCTTCTCGTATGTGTCGGTGCTTTTTTTGCCGTAGCGCATGCCGTGATTACCGCATTTCACGATATCCGTCGTGGTAAGGGGGAATGGACTCAGTTCCTGGTCTATCTGGTTGTCGGCATCATCCTCATCCTTTTGGTTATTTACCTCGCAACTAAAGCTTCAGATATCCTGTAA
- the traD gene encoding type IV conjugative transfer system coupling protein TraD encodes MSDKYVMESLLRPAVELYSAAAAGSATFICLTAPWAVALAPSVSWVTAAGFGVLALKRTSEGMKILRYRQNIRRLPRYVLTSEQIPVSQRHLFLGKGFQWSPRHTQRLLEARRPECEVYVQPSVIYRLARDLEKKMEYSLPWLCRLTRTDSALNPFRPLPPVGGSPIYHGVELDETTVTYDLGERVGHTLVIGTTRVGKTRLAELLITQDIRRKNAAGEHEVVIVFDPKGDADLLRRMYAEAHRAGRQDNFWVFHLGWPDISARYNAVGRFSRISEVASRVAGQLSGEGNSAAFREFAWRFVNIITRALVALGQRPDYGLILRYVTNIGELYETYVENMLSEKAPQLLSTVEALLGSGISEKDLPRHMQGRPNGMNIWAIEQVLASEEGKKLWDPVLDGLRSAVQYDRTYFDKIVASLLPLLEKLTTGKTAALLAPDYTDLNDPRPILDWHNIIKSRGVVYIGLDALSDPVVAAAVGNSMFADLVSEGGHIYKFGLGDEDGRKSSKVAINLHCDEFNELMGDEFIPLINKGGGAGFQVTAYTQTLSDIEARIGSSAKANQVVGNFNSLIMLRVREKNTAMLLTDQLPEVDVYQKTLTSGVTDVSRPGEGTDFNSNVQDQVSLVKVPMLNPSDVINLPKGQAFALLEGGRLWKIRMPLPADNDDPYMPASLKQLADNMEQNYRTGESWWTGGDAAYSGGQNVSA; translated from the coding sequence ATGAGCGACAAGTACGTGATGGAATCCCTCCTTCGCCCGGCGGTTGAACTGTATTCCGCTGCGGCGGCGGGTAGCGCAACCTTTATTTGCCTTACGGCCCCTTGGGCTGTCGCGCTCGCACCATCGGTCAGTTGGGTGACCGCCGCGGGGTTTGGTGTACTGGCGCTGAAGCGTACATCTGAGGGGATGAAAATACTCCGTTACCGCCAAAACATTCGCCGTTTGCCCCGATATGTACTGACCAGCGAGCAGATCCCCGTCAGCCAGCGGCACTTGTTCCTTGGCAAGGGCTTCCAGTGGTCTCCCCGCCATACGCAGCGTCTTCTGGAAGCGAGGCGTCCGGAGTGTGAGGTCTACGTACAACCTTCTGTTATTTATCGCCTGGCACGCGATCTGGAAAAAAAGATGGAGTACAGCTTGCCGTGGTTGTGCAGGCTGACACGAACTGATTCGGCGCTCAACCCGTTTCGCCCGTTGCCTCCTGTAGGAGGAAGCCCCATTTACCATGGTGTGGAACTGGATGAAACTACGGTCACCTATGATCTCGGAGAACGTGTAGGGCATACACTGGTTATCGGCACCACACGAGTCGGTAAAACCCGGCTTGCTGAGTTACTTATCACACAGGATATTCGCCGTAAAAACGCTGCAGGCGAGCATGAAGTTGTCATCGTGTTTGACCCGAAAGGAGATGCCGATCTGTTGAGGCGAATGTATGCCGAGGCACACCGTGCTGGTCGTCAGGATAACTTCTGGGTGTTCCACCTCGGATGGCCAGATATAAGCGCTCGCTACAATGCCGTTGGACGGTTCAGCCGTATCTCGGAAGTAGCATCACGTGTTGCAGGACAGCTCTCCGGAGAGGGCAATTCTGCTGCATTTCGGGAATTTGCCTGGCGATTTGTCAATATTATTACCCGCGCGCTGGTCGCACTTGGCCAGCGTCCTGATTACGGTCTCATACTGCGTTACGTGACAAACATAGGTGAACTGTACGAAACCTATGTTGAGAATATGCTGAGTGAAAAGGCACCACAGTTGCTGAGTACAGTCGAAGCGCTGTTAGGTAGCGGTATAAGCGAGAAGGATCTGCCGCGTCACATGCAGGGCAGGCCTAATGGCATGAATATCTGGGCTATTGAGCAGGTACTGGCCAGCGAAGAAGGAAAAAAACTGTGGGACCCGGTGCTGGATGGGCTACGTAGCGCTGTGCAATATGATCGAACGTATTTCGACAAAATTGTTGCGTCACTGCTGCCGCTGCTTGAAAAGCTTACAACTGGTAAAACGGCCGCATTGCTGGCACCTGACTATACGGACCTGAACGATCCGAGACCGATCCTGGACTGGCATAACATTATAAAATCGCGCGGCGTGGTTTATATCGGCCTCGATGCACTATCCGACCCTGTTGTCGCAGCAGCAGTCGGCAACAGCATGTTCGCTGATCTCGTTTCCGAAGGTGGACACATCTATAAATTCGGTCTCGGTGATGAGGATGGCAGAAAAAGTTCGAAAGTGGCGATAAATCTTCACTGTGACGAGTTTAACGAGTTAATGGGTGATGAGTTTATTCCTCTCATCAACAAAGGGGGTGGTGCGGGCTTCCAGGTGACTGCATATACGCAGACTCTTTCGGACATCGAGGCCCGTATAGGCAGCAGTGCTAAAGCGAATCAGGTAGTGGGGAACTTCAACTCATTGATAATGCTCCGTGTGCGTGAAAAAAACACTGCCATGCTCCTGACCGACCAATTACCGGAAGTTGACGTCTACCAGAAAACCCTTACATCGGGTGTCACTGACGTATCCCGGCCGGGAGAGGGTACTGATTTTAACAGTAACGTTCAGGACCAGGTCAGTCTGGTTAAAGTCCCGATGCTCAACCCTTCAGACGTTATCAACCTGCCGAAAGGGCAGGCATTTGCCCTGCTTGAAGGAGGGCGCCTGTGGAAAATCAGGATGCCGTTGCCGGCTGATAACGACGATCCTTACATGCCCGCGAGCCTGAAGCAGCTGGCTGACAACATGGAGCAGAATTACCGAACTGGAGAATCCTGGTGGACAGGCGGTGATGCGGCATATTCGGGGGGGCAAAATGTCTCAGCATGA
- a CDS encoding PFL_4703 family integrating conjugative element protein has protein sequence MSRFRNGITARDNHIISLRIACVLLALGLFVTSLGWMRAPSELTIHNPPDLRSGSTRKWWEVPPSTVYSFAFYIFQQLNSWPKNGEADYTAKIAQMSPYLTPSCQDFLNKDAEMRKNNDELRDRVRVVYEIPRRGYSNRSVTIIDEDHWVVRLDLVADEYFHTEPVKRALARYPMKVVRWEGDPERNPFGLALDCYDSAPQRLEAISLPEPEQKSGAFN, from the coding sequence ATGAGTCGTTTTCGTAACGGTATAACCGCCCGCGATAATCATATTATTTCGCTACGTATCGCTTGTGTTTTGCTGGCTTTGGGACTGTTCGTCACCAGTCTGGGATGGATGCGAGCACCCTCGGAGCTGACAATTCACAACCCACCTGACCTGCGTTCCGGCAGTACCCGAAAATGGTGGGAGGTCCCGCCATCTACGGTTTACAGTTTTGCTTTTTACATTTTTCAGCAACTGAATTCCTGGCCGAAAAATGGGGAAGCTGACTACACAGCCAAAATTGCCCAAATGAGCCCGTATTTGACGCCGTCCTGTCAGGATTTTCTCAATAAGGACGCCGAGATGCGCAAGAATAATGACGAGCTGCGCGATCGTGTACGCGTGGTATACGAAATCCCCCGTCGTGGTTACAGTAACCGCAGCGTGACCATCATTGATGAAGATCATTGGGTGGTACGGCTGGACCTGGTAGCTGACGAATATTTCCATACCGAACCCGTTAAGCGTGCCCTGGCGCGTTATCCAATGAAAGTGGTTCGCTGGGAAGGTGACCCAGAGCGAAATCCGTTTGGACTGGCACTGGATTGCTATGACAGCGCGCCACAAAGACTTGAGGCGATCTCCTTGCCTGAGCCAGAACAAAAGTCGGGAGCATTCAATTGA
- a CDS encoding transglycosylase SLT domain-containing protein gives MANCRILKLACCLWFVSTGCLAVVNVNSSVQVVPQAYRVIAAAERVPAESLYSLAMAESTRKTAWGSKPWPWTINVAGKGYHFETREEAFAALLGFMQRYPLKRIDVGVAQVNLGWNGHLFPSFRDAFDPYTNLRAAARILRACYDAQPGSWIKAAGCYHHPAGGKPAAKYMAIVRRKLSQIAPDIKVPEGGPVALASHSLTWVEPQ, from the coding sequence ATGGCAAATTGCCGCATTCTGAAACTGGCTTGCTGTTTATGGTTTGTCAGCACTGGTTGCCTGGCGGTCGTGAATGTAAATAGCAGTGTTCAGGTAGTTCCGCAGGCTTATCGGGTCATTGCTGCTGCCGAGCGCGTTCCGGCAGAATCGCTTTACTCGCTGGCGATGGCCGAAAGCACCCGTAAAACCGCATGGGGGTCTAAACCATGGCCCTGGACTATTAATGTAGCAGGGAAAGGATACCACTTTGAAACCCGCGAGGAGGCCTTTGCGGCACTTCTTGGATTTATGCAGCGCTACCCTCTCAAGCGTATCGATGTCGGTGTAGCCCAGGTCAATCTTGGGTGGAACGGGCATCTTTTCCCATCCTTTCGTGATGCTTTTGATCCCTACACAAATCTTCGTGCAGCGGCCCGAATTCTCCGTGCCTGCTATGACGCTCAGCCTGGAAGCTGGATTAAAGCTGCTGGCTGTTATCACCACCCGGCCGGTGGTAAGCCGGCAGCAAAATATATGGCTATCGTACGCCGCAAGCTAAGTCAGATCGCACCTGATATTAAGGTCCCTGAAGGGGGGCCGGTTGCTCTGGCCAGTCACTCATTAACCTGGGTTGAACCTCAATGA
- the pilV gene encoding shufflon system plasmid conjugative transfer pilus tip adhesin PilV has product MPVFTYKTTDRGWAILSTGASLIILLVVSVWGFTLISDWMQKRTWLNTASQVSRFTQAVKSYTGRYYDTLLSSATTTTPVTVTPAMLKNTGFLEQGFSETTVDGQAYLAAVVRNATNTDQLQALVYTQNGAALPFLALRQISMDITSGMGGYIWTSGTATGAMGSWTIPLSQFGISTTQGHIAALLTTDELGAARGENDRLYRFSVTGKPDLNTMHTSIDMGGNNLNNAGTINAVTGNFSGDVAATGNITANGTVTGQNVTAGSNVTAGNTITANNDIRSNNGWFITRGSKGWLNETYGGGFYMSDNDWVRVINNKNIYTSGQVRGGSVRADGRLSTGEVLQLDGVNTAGAVCSPNGLVSRDATGAILSCQSGAWKSSQNKFSIQAFDVGKNVTNSDIGIHAYCSWTNLNGSPFGGFQKVYADSSNRWFVTNTRWGDYESGGTITVTCLNLPGAGI; this is encoded by the coding sequence ATGCCTGTGTTCACATATAAAACGACTGACCGGGGCTGGGCTATCCTCAGCACTGGTGCTTCATTGATTATTCTCCTGGTGGTCAGCGTCTGGGGCTTTACCCTTATCAGTGACTGGATGCAAAAACGGACCTGGCTGAATACCGCGTCACAGGTATCTCGCTTTACACAAGCTGTGAAGAGCTACACTGGCCGTTATTACGATACTTTGCTTTCAAGTGCCACCACCACGACCCCGGTTACGGTTACACCCGCTATGCTGAAAAACACCGGATTTCTGGAGCAGGGGTTCAGCGAGACGACAGTAGACGGACAGGCTTATCTGGCTGCTGTTGTTCGTAATGCCACTAATACAGATCAGCTGCAGGCACTGGTTTACACTCAAAACGGCGCGGCACTGCCTTTTCTCGCACTGCGCCAGATATCAATGGATATCACCTCGGGTATGGGCGGCTATATATGGACATCAGGTACTGCTACCGGCGCTATGGGCAGCTGGACTATTCCTCTTTCACAGTTTGGGATAAGTACAACTCAGGGACATATTGCGGCTTTACTGACCACAGATGAACTGGGCGCTGCTCGCGGTGAAAATGATCGCCTTTATCGTTTTTCGGTAACCGGCAAGCCAGACCTCAACACGATGCATACCAGTATTGATATGGGAGGTAACAATCTTAATAACGCAGGCACGATTAATGCCGTAACGGGTAATTTCAGTGGCGATGTGGCGGCCACTGGAAATATAACTGCGAATGGAACTGTTACAGGACAGAATGTTACTGCCGGTTCAAACGTCACCGCAGGAAATACAATAACGGCTAACAACGACATACGTTCAAATAATGGCTGGTTCATAACTCGAGGGAGTAAGGGATGGCTAAATGAAACGTATGGCGGCGGTTTTTATATGTCAGATAATGACTGGGTTCGAGTCATAAATAATAAGAATATTTACACAAGCGGTCAGGTTCGTGGCGGAAGTGTGCGGGCTGATGGAAGACTTTCTACAGGAGAAGTTTTGCAGCTCGACGGAGTCAATACTGCTGGCGCAGTTTGTTCACCAAACGGCCTTGTAAGCCGCGACGCCACTGGAGCCATACTTTCCTGTCAATCCGGTGCGTGGAAATCATCCCAAAACAAGTTCTCGATACAGGCTTTCGATGTGGGGAAAAATGTCACTAACAGTGATATTGGAATCCATGCTTATTGCTCATGGACGAACTTAAATGGTTCACCTTTTGGTGGATTTCAGAAGGTATATGCAGATAGTTCAAATCGCTGGTTTGTTACCAATACGCGATGGGGTGATTACGAATCAGGAGGGACAATCACTGTCACTTGCTTAAATCTACCTGGTGCCGGAATTTGA
- a CDS encoding restriction endonuclease, translating into MTTVVFILLAFISLTAFWLRCNTRSARVRRHQRNRQTANRVLLKLPELKAGQQVLYLRKINPYVFEEMILTAIERRGIPVRRNPSYSGDGGIDGQFWIGQERWLVQAKRFASAVRPEHVRQFGELVRQEKCRGLFVHTGRTGFISFKYFSDYPEILLISGSSLLLLLSGESVEHVLRPLKKR; encoded by the coding sequence ATGACCACAGTGGTTTTCATATTATTGGCTTTCATTTCACTCACAGCTTTTTGGCTGCGGTGTAATACAAGAAGTGCCCGTGTCCGCAGACATCAGCGTAATCGACAGACGGCTAACAGGGTGTTGCTAAAACTGCCTGAGCTGAAAGCGGGGCAGCAGGTTTTATATTTACGGAAGATTAATCCCTATGTTTTCGAGGAGATGATTCTGACCGCCATAGAGCGGCGAGGAATACCGGTCAGGCGTAATCCGAGTTACAGCGGTGATGGTGGTATTGATGGTCAGTTCTGGATTGGTCAGGAAAGGTGGCTTGTCCAGGCTAAACGATTTGCCAGTGCTGTTCGTCCTGAACATGTCCGCCAGTTTGGTGAGTTAGTCCGACAAGAAAAATGCAGAGGTCTGTTTGTACACACAGGACGAACAGGTTTTATCAGTTTTAAGTATTTCAGTGATTACCCGGAAATTTTGCTCATAAGCGGGTCTTCCCTTTTGCTACTGCTGTCTGGTGAATCCGTTGAACATGTTCTCCGGCCATTAAAAAAGAGGTAA
- a CDS encoding integrating conjugative element protein, translated as MKKNIDKYFNGIFCVSLLTAAFSCFASLTVVGDLGGESTRPLFEAINSGEESHLSDVSSLPEPPSSLSISDMLPVNTPEMTPGKVTSRPLQLPGLPPVFVIGDDDISRAWLRQRGAELKGMGATGMVVNVTTESALNTLRGLLPGTEMVPVRGGDLAQRLKLTHYPVLITADGLAQ; from the coding sequence ATGAAAAAAAATATCGATAAATATTTCAATGGCATCTTTTGTGTATCACTGCTTACAGCAGCGTTTAGTTGTTTTGCTTCGCTGACAGTGGTCGGGGATCTGGGCGGGGAGTCAACCAGACCATTATTCGAGGCGATTAATTCAGGTGAGGAGTCGCATTTGTCCGATGTTTCTTCCTTGCCTGAACCACCGTCATCGCTGTCTATTTCCGATATGTTGCCCGTTAATACACCGGAAATGACACCCGGAAAGGTGACGTCTCGCCCTCTGCAGTTACCCGGTTTGCCCCCTGTTTTTGTGATTGGCGATGATGATATTTCCCGAGCCTGGCTGCGGCAGCGTGGTGCTGAACTGAAAGGGATGGGCGCCACAGGAATGGTAGTGAATGTTACGACTGAAAGTGCGCTCAACACGCTTAGAGGACTCTTGCCAGGTACTGAGATGGTCCCTGTTCGCGGCGGTGATTTGGCACAGCGATTGAAACTGACGCATTACCCTGTCCTGATTACCGCTGATGGATTAGCGCAATGA